GTGTCCGGTGTGTATGGCTGCGTCACCAATTGGCTCGCTTTAAAGACCGGCTCAAGGCCCTTGAGGACAAAATGGCCAAGGAGAATCTGATTCTTACCGAAAGCCAGGTCCAGGCATTAGAACGGAAAAAGCAAGACGACATCGCTGCTGGGGAGATCGAGACGGCTCATCCAGGTTATCTGGGATCACAGGATACCTTTTATGTCGGAACCCTTAAGGGCGTGGGCAGGATCTATCAGCAAACCTTTATCGATACGTATGCCAAGGTCGGTTTTGCCAAACTCTATACCACCAAGACGCCGATCACTGCTGCCGATTTGCTCAATGATAAGGTGCTGCCCTTTTATGAAAAGCATGAGTTGCCGCTGCTTCGCGTCTTAACCGACAGGGGTACCGAGTATTGCGGCAAAGCTGAAACCCACGATTATCAATTGTATCTGGCTATTAACGACATCGAACACACCAAGACCAAGGCCAGATCGCCGCAAACCAACGGTATCTGCGAACGCTTCCACAAAACCATGCTACAGGAATTTTATCAGGTGACCTTCAGAAAGAAGATTTATCGGGATATCGAAACGCTTCAGTTTGATCTTGACCTGTGGCTTGAACAGTACAATCATGAGCGAACCCATCAGGGGAAAATGTGCTGCGGCAGAACCCCGATGGAAACCCTTGAAGATGGCAAACGACTCTGGGAAGAGAAAAAAATAGCCTGAACTTGACCTGACAGACACCTTCTCAGAATCGGTAACTGTCAGATCAAATCTGAACTTCTACACTTTATTGCGAAGCAGCGGGTCTAAACTAATCCCCAGCCGCTCTGTGGCGCTAAAATTCATAAAATCCTTTTAAGGTATTGATATCCTGCTGCTTGCTGCGGGGTAGCTCATTAAAATTAAAACACAATAGAATACTTTTCGATTCTATCTCTAAAGACGAGAAACCATCCATTCATAAATCATTTTGGCTCTTTGTCCAGTCGGTAAATTCGATTGGCTCTCTGATTTCACCAATTTTATACCGCGCTTTTGGTGTTCTGGATCGGATTGAATGATGTTGATAGCTTCAGCTATGGCACTGATGTCAAAAGGATCAACTAATATAGCATTCTCGTCGTTAAGTTGCTCCCGTATATCGGGTATATCTGATGAAATAATTGGCAGTCCGCAACTAACTGCCTCGCAAATCGCATTACAACTCCCCTCGGCTGTTGTTGGCAGAACGAACACATTCGCTGCATTCAACCACGTAGGCAATTCTTCATTATGAATGGGACCCGCATGCAACACTTGAGGTCCAGCGGGTTTTTGCGGACCTTGTCCAAAAAAAACTCCATACACATTGTCAGAGGCCGCTGTTCGAATAGCTTGCAAAACACGAAGCGGTCCTTTGCGTTCGATAAAGTGCCCGGTGAATGCTACTATAAAGGCGCCTTCGGGCAACCCAAGTTTTTGCCGGCAATCGTTTCGATTCAAAGGTTTAAACTGACTGCGGTCAGCCTCATTCGGAAGTACAAGTATTTTATTAGGATTGGCCCCAAGTTTAACAATTTCGTCGTGTAGCCGATACGAAACGCATACAATCCCGGTCAGAGATTGCAATACATGCTTCAACCATGATTTCGAATTATCTGGCAGTTGTTTAGATAGATTGGATTCTCCCATATCCGCAAACGCAGGTCTGTTGGCTGACATTCCGGCCAACATTGCTACAACACCACCACGAAGAAAAAATTTTCCATAATAGACATCTGGAACCTCAAGATGTTTAATTCTTCTTAATGCTGCATTTATGAAAATACGGCGCGATAACGAATGCATGTCAATTTGACCTATCTTTCGATTTCCTATAGAAACATAGAGAGGTCTTTCAATTTTCTTTGCTTCAATATTAGTATATACATTTTTTTTAAAGCAGAAACGTATGAGGTCAGGCAAAGAAATTGGAGAGATAACATTTACGTCAACGCCTAAAGACTGCCATTGCTTTACGAGAGTTTCTACAAATATTCCTCTTTCAGGGGCCATTTGTAGAGGGTAAATTGGTGTAATAACATCAATGTTCCTAATTCTTAATTTCTTTAAAGAACTCATTACCATTTTTTTATAAAAATAATTTTAATTCATTAATCAATCAATTTTTCAGACTTCATAATATTCTTCAAAGCTAAAATGTTCTGTTCTATCGTTTCGTTATGTATAAGGGTATAAAAAGGTAATCTTTGAGATTGGATTTCACTATTAATCATGTCAAAATACTTTTGATAATGATGAAGTTTGAGTAAATTTTTTTTATAGGACATATTATCAAAAGGGCTTAATCCTCCATTCCTATTGAATACATTTAAGGCGGCAGTTTCTGAACTTATATCAAAATATATATAGATCGTATTATTTTCTTTAATGCACCTGCTAATAATTTCTTCTAGTGTTATAAATCTTATGTTATCAGTTCTAATTAAAATTGACCATAAATCTTGTATTGAGCTGTGATCTGAAATATAAATTTGCGAATTTTCTTTAACAAATTTATTAACGAATAAATCTCGATATTGTTGTTTTAAAATTTTTACTATTAATTCATATTTTATAGATTTGTTCCTATATAAAAAATTGATATAATGAAAATATCTATTGCCTAAAAGAGCAATATTTTTACATAACAAAATAACTTTTTTTCCCCAAAAAATGTTCTTATACCATATGGAAAAATCGTTGCGTGTAATGATACCTCTAATATTTTGTTTTTTAAGATACGATTGCAGGTTGTTAGCACATGTGGTTTTTCCTGAACCAGGTAGGCCAAATAACTGAACCATCTTTATTTTTTTCTGCAAATTTTATCCTATTAAATATGTATTCTATTTCAGTAAAATCCGGTTAAGGAATTGCATAAAAATAATTTAAAATCAGCAGGTTAAACGATATTTTTGCTTGACATTGGGTCGTCAATATGGGCGGCGTTTTGTATACCCTATTATATCAAGAGGTTATACATGCCACGCACATTCGACCCTTTCCAAAAGCTCAATGCCCTGGAGTTTTTCTCTTTTTTTCAACCAGCGACTGAGGCAACATCACGGATGCCAGCTCTTGATTCCAAAGGAAACCGACCATTGCAGATGACTTTTGAGGAACATCTGCGCGCGCTGGTTTACTTTCATCTTGAAGAACACCATTCTGCTCAACACCTGCTGCAAGTGCTTGAAGAAGATGATTTTGCCAAAAGTGCCATCGCACCAGAAAACGGAATCAAAAAGAGCAGCTGTCAATGGGAATGAAAAGTGTACCAGAAGTGGGAAAATAAAAATGTACCACCCTGGAGCTCATTGATTCTCCGTCTTCCCATCCACGTCGGCCAACCCTGAGGAACCGACCGTGGCGAAATCGTTCTTTGAAAAACTGTGCCCGCGGAGCCGATAGCTGTGCCCCTTGATGTTGACCACCCGGCAGTGATGCAGCAGCCGGTCGAGGATCGCGGTGGCGATGACCTGCTCGCCGAACAACTCTTGCCAGTCCCCGAAGCTCTTGTTGGAGGTGATCAGCGTCGATGATCGCTCGTAGCGATAAGAGACGAACTGAAAGAACAGATACGCCTCCTTCGTGTCGATGGGCAGGTACCCGACTTCATCGACTACCACCAGGGCCGAAGTCAGATATGCCTTGTGCCGGGACTGGGGCTCTTTGAGTTTCCTCATCAGGGTGTCCATGGTGGTGAAGTAGACCTTGAACCCGTGATGGCAGGCCTTGATCGCCAGCGATATGGCCAGATGGGTTTTGCCAACGCCCGGCGGTCCCAGGAAAATCACGTTCTCCTGTTTGCCGATGAAATCCAGATCGAAAAGGGCCATCACCTCCTTTTTGTTCAGCTTGGGGTGAAAGGTAAAATCGTACTCTTCGATGGTCTTGGCCGATGGCAGCCCGGCGGTCTTCATGGCGGTCTGTACGCGCCGTTTTTCCTTGGCGGCGACTTCCTCTTCCAGCAGCTGATCCAGAAAAGACAGATAAGAGTCCTTGTCGGACTCGGCTTTGGCGACCACGGTTTCGAGCATCTCGGCGGCCTGGGTGAGCTTGAGCCGTTTGAGGTTGTCCTGGAGGCGGTCGGCGATCAGTTGATCCATGTGCCACCTCCTTTCGCGATCTGCTCATACACGGACAGCGGACGGTAAAGCACCTGTGGGAACAAACTGGCATTCACCAGTCCCCGGGTGGCCTTGCCTTTGGTGCGACCGTATTTCTTTTTCACTTTCTGCCGCTGCTTCAAGATCTGGGCGGTGATATTCGCATCGGTAACCCAGCTGCCCTTTTCCTCGGCTTCCCTATGCGTGGCCAGCAGCCGGTCGTCATCGTA
This window of the uncultured Desulfosarcina sp. genome carries:
- a CDS encoding IS481 family transposase; this encodes MLNGTKTVIKHKIGLLNLAEELGNVSKACRIMGLSRDTFYRYQNAVEQGGVDALVDQNRRKPNIKNRTDEITEAAVVAYAVEQPAFGQVRASNELRKRGVFISPSGVRCVWLRHQLARFKDRLKALEDKMAKENLILTESQVQALERKKQDDIAAGEIETAHPGYLGSQDTFYVGTLKGVGRIYQQTFIDTYAKVGFAKLYTTKTPITAADLLNDKVLPFYEKHELPLLRVLTDRGTEYCGKAETHDYQLYLAINDIEHTKTKARSPQTNGICERFHKTMLQEFYQVTFRKKIYRDIETLQFDLDLWLEQYNHERTHQGKMCCGRTPMETLEDGKRLWEEKKIA
- a CDS encoding glycosyltransferase, with the protein product MSSLKKLRIRNIDVITPIYPLQMAPERGIFVETLVKQWQSLGVDVNVISPISLPDLIRFCFKKNVYTNIEAKKIERPLYVSIGNRKIGQIDMHSLSRRIFINAALRRIKHLEVPDVYYGKFFLRGGVVAMLAGMSANRPAFADMGESNLSKQLPDNSKSWLKHVLQSLTGIVCVSYRLHDEIVKLGANPNKILVLPNEADRSQFKPLNRNDCRQKLGLPEGAFIVAFTGHFIERKGPLRVLQAIRTAASDNVYGVFFGQGPQKPAGPQVLHAGPIHNEELPTWLNAANVFVLPTTAEGSCNAICEAVSCGLPIISSDIPDIREQLNDENAILVDPFDISAIAEAINIIQSDPEHQKRGIKLVKSESQSNLPTGQRAKMIYEWMVSRL
- the istB gene encoding IS21-like element helper ATPase IstB; its protein translation is MDQLIADRLQDNLKRLKLTQAAEMLETVVAKAESDKDSYLSFLDQLLEEEVAAKEKRRVQTAMKTAGLPSAKTIEEYDFTFHPKLNKKEVMALFDLDFIGKQENVIFLGPPGVGKTHLAISLAIKACHHGFKVYFTTMDTLMRKLKEPQSRHKAYLTSALVVVDEVGYLPIDTKEAYLFFQFVSYRYERSSTLITSNKSFGDWQELFGEQVIATAILDRLLHHCRVVNIKGHSYRLRGHSFSKNDFATVGSSGLADVDGKTENQ